Within uncultured Methanoregula sp., the genomic segment CTCGTGAAGTTGTGGTGATAGAAAATGAGTGATATCAATAGTACTCTTAAGTATGTACCAACAACCTGTCCGTACTGTGGTGTGGGCTGCGGCCTGAACCTCGTGGTTAACGAAGGGAAACTGGTTGGTGTTGAACCGTACAAGCGCAGCCCGGTGAACGAAGGCAAGCTCTGCCCCAAGGGAGCTTCCTGCTGGGAAGCTGTCCAGAACCCGGACCGGCTGACAAAACCCTTGATCAAAAAGGGCGACAAGTTCGAGGAAGCCTCGTGGGACGAAGCCCTCGATCTCATCGCGAAGAAGTTCAAGGAGACCTCCGACAAGTTCGGACCCAAATCCCTTGGTTTCCATGTCTCGTGCCGTACTGTCAACGAGGACTGCTATGCCATGCAGAAGTGGGCACGGGTCGCCTTCAAGACCAACAACATCGACAACTGCGCCCGCATCTGCCACGGACCTTCAGTGGCCGGCCTCTCCCTCTCCTTTGGGTCCGGTGCAGCCACCAACCCGTTCGAAGATGTCCTGAACTCCGACCTCATTGTCATGTGGGGCTCCAATGCCGTAGAAGCCCACCCGCTTGCCGGCCGGCGCATCATGCAGGCCAAGAAGGCGGGAATTCCGATCATCGTGATCGACCCGCGGTTCAGCCCGACCGCACGGCTTGCCGATACCTGGCTCCGGTTCAACCCGTCGACCCACATCGCGCTTGCCAACTCCATGATGTACTGGATCATCAAGGAAGGCCTCGAAGACAAGGAATTCATCAAGGCCCGGACCAAGGGCTTCGAAGACCTCAAGAAGACGGTCGAGAATTACGCCGATGTTGAGAAAATCACCGGTGTCCCGACCGAGAAGGTCAAGGAGATTGCCCGCCAGTACGCCAAAGCCAAGAACGCAGTCATCATCTACTGCCTCGGCATCACCGAACTGACCACCGGTACCGACAATGTCCGGTCGCTCGGGAACCTCTCGATGCTCTGCGGTAACATCGGACGCCCCGGTGTCGGTGTCAACCCGCTCCGTGGCCAGAACAACGTGCAGGGCGCCTGCGACATGGGTGCGTACCCGAACGTTTACTCGGGGTACCAGAAGTGCGAAGCTGCGGAGAACCGGGCCAAGATGGAGAAGGCCTGGGGGCTCAAGGAAGGTACCCTGCCCGACTGGTACGGCGTTACCTTAACCGAGCAGATCACCCAGTGCGGCGATCCCATCAAGGCGATGTACATCCTCGGCCTGAACCCGGTGGTCTCCTACCCTGACTCGGGCCACGTCAAGCGGTCGCTTGACAAGCTCGATTTCCTCGTCATCCAGGATATTTACTGGACCGAGAGCTGCCAGTACGCGGATGTTGTTCTGCCCGGTGCCTGTTTTGCCGAGAAGGAAGGGACATTCACGAGCGGCGAGCGGCGCATCAACCGCGTGAGAAAAGCAGTCGATGCCCCGGGAGAGGCAAAGATCGATTACATGATCTTCGGCGAGCTTGCAAAGAAGATGGGCCTCAAGGGCTTTGACTGGAAGACCGGCAAGGATGTCTGGGACGACATGCGGGCCTGCACCCCCTCGATGTTCGGTGCAACCTATGAGAAGATGGAGAAACCCGAGTCCGTCCACTGGCCCTGCCCCACGGTCGAACACCCGGGAACCCCGATCCTGCACAAGGAAAAATTCTCTGCACCCGATGGTCTCGGGACCTTCTTCGGTCTCGAATACCGCCCGCCCGCGGAAGTTGCCGACGCAGAGTATCCCTTCACGCTCATGACCGGGCGTGTGATCTTCCACTACCACACCCGGACCCAGACGGACCGCTGTGCAGTCCTGCACTACGAGGTGCCCGAGTCCTATATCCAGATCAATACCGAGGACGCAAAGGGCATGGGTATCAAAAACGGCGAGAAGATCAAAGTCAAAAGCCGCCGTGGCGAGACCATAACCACCGCCCGGGTAACCGACGAGGTTGCTCCCAAGGTGCTGTACATGGCCATGCACTTTGCCGAGGGCGCAAACAACCTCACCAACACGGCGCTCGACCCGCTCTCCAAGATGCCGGAACTCAAGCACTGTGCCGTATCGGTTGAAAAGATCAAGGAGGCCTGAGTACCATGACCAAGAAAGGCGACATGCTCTATGCCTGGACCAATGATGCCGAGATCCAGAAGAAAGCCGAGCTCGGCGGTGCGGTCACGGCACTCTGGAAATATGCACTCGAGTCCAAGATGCTCGATGCAATCCTGGTCGTGACCAAGGGTGTGGACCTCTACGACGCGGTCCCGGTGCTTGTCACCGATCCCAAGGATCTTTACAAGACGGCCGGGTCCCTCCACTGCGGAACCCTGCTCCTGCCCAAGCTCATCAAGAAGTACCTGAGTGCCGACAAGACCCGGAAGATCGGTGTGACAGTGAAGGGCTGCGATGCAATGGCATTCTACGAACTGGCTAAAAGAAAGCAGCTCGACCTCGACCGGATCATCATGATCGGTGTCAACTGCGGCGGGTCGGTCAGCCCGGTCCTTGCCCGGAAGATGATTGCCGACAAGTACGGCGTTGACCCGGACACGGTCCACAAGGAAGAGATCGACAAGGGCCAGTTCATCATCGAGTACGAAGGCGGCCACAAGGGCATTTCCGTGGACGAGCTCGAAGAGCATGGCTATGGCCGGCGCAGCAACTGCCGTCGCTGCAAGATGAAAGTTCCCCGCCAGGCAGACCTTGCCTGCGGGAACTGGGGTGTTATCGGCCCGCGTGCCGGAAAAGCAACCTTTGTCGAAGTCTGCTCCGAGAAGGGTGCAAACCTCCTGGACGGTGCCGTCAAGAAAGGCATCCTCTCCACCGAGGCAGCCAACCCCAAGGGCCTCGATATCCGGGGCAAAGTCGAGGGAGCGATGCTCAAGCTCGGCGACAAGTGGCGCAAGAAGGATTTCGAGGGGCTTGGCGAAGGCAAGGACCGGCTCAAGAAGATCATGGCCGAGACCTCCCGGTGCATGAAATGCTACCAGTGCATTGACCAGTGCCCGATCTGTTACTGCGTTGAATGCACAACAAGGAACCCGTCCATGGTTCCGCCCGGCGAACTCCCGGTCAACTTCATGTTCCACCTGATCCGGTACTCGCACATTGCCGACTCCTGCGTGAACTGCGGCCAGTGCGAGGAAGTCTGCCCATCTGAGATCCCCAACGCCCTCTTCATGCATGCCCAGCAGGTCGAACTCGAGAAGATGTTCGGCCACACCCCGGGCGTCAACATGGAACTCCCGCTCATGGCATATGTTGAGGAGAAAGAGGAACGCGCCCGGCTCAACAATACCGGCAGCGACATGATCTACCAGAACGTCTTCAATGCCGTGGCAAAGAAGAACTAACTTTTTTGTCACATCCACTCTTTTTTAACATCCCGATTACCGGCTGATGTTTTTCCTGGTCTGGCACGGGCCTGTGCAGGCAACCCATCCATTCCCCGCTGGGAATTCATGTCTCAATTTTCGTATAGGTATTTCACAATGTTTCTGTTGCCCTGCGGGGCATGGAACGTGACCTGATGTGCAATGGATTGTGCGATTATACAATACCGTTACGGTCCCGTCTGCGGGAGATCGATCCTGTGCCAGGACACCCGGCACCAGCCGGGCCTGCGGGATACGGTTACAAAAAAAAGAGAGAGTTATGCCGTTCCGGCGCTGTCGTAGATCAGGCAGATATACCGTGCCTGGATCATCGTGAGGTACGGGATGATGATGAACAGGATAATGATGCCCACGTAGGGGAT encodes:
- the fdhF gene encoding formate dehydrogenase subunit alpha; amino-acid sequence: MSDINSTLKYVPTTCPYCGVGCGLNLVVNEGKLVGVEPYKRSPVNEGKLCPKGASCWEAVQNPDRLTKPLIKKGDKFEEASWDEALDLIAKKFKETSDKFGPKSLGFHVSCRTVNEDCYAMQKWARVAFKTNNIDNCARICHGPSVAGLSLSFGSGAATNPFEDVLNSDLIVMWGSNAVEAHPLAGRRIMQAKKAGIPIIVIDPRFSPTARLADTWLRFNPSTHIALANSMMYWIIKEGLEDKEFIKARTKGFEDLKKTVENYADVEKITGVPTEKVKEIARQYAKAKNAVIIYCLGITELTTGTDNVRSLGNLSMLCGNIGRPGVGVNPLRGQNNVQGACDMGAYPNVYSGYQKCEAAENRAKMEKAWGLKEGTLPDWYGVTLTEQITQCGDPIKAMYILGLNPVVSYPDSGHVKRSLDKLDFLVIQDIYWTESCQYADVVLPGACFAEKEGTFTSGERRINRVRKAVDAPGEAKIDYMIFGELAKKMGLKGFDWKTGKDVWDDMRACTPSMFGATYEKMEKPESVHWPCPTVEHPGTPILHKEKFSAPDGLGTFFGLEYRPPAEVADAEYPFTLMTGRVIFHYHTRTQTDRCAVLHYEVPESYIQINTEDAKGMGIKNGEKIKVKSRRGETITTARVTDEVAPKVLYMAMHFAEGANNLTNTALDPLSKMPELKHCAVSVEKIKEA
- a CDS encoding Coenzyme F420 hydrogenase/dehydrogenase, beta subunit C-terminal domain, producing the protein MTKKGDMLYAWTNDAEIQKKAELGGAVTALWKYALESKMLDAILVVTKGVDLYDAVPVLVTDPKDLYKTAGSLHCGTLLLPKLIKKYLSADKTRKIGVTVKGCDAMAFYELAKRKQLDLDRIIMIGVNCGGSVSPVLARKMIADKYGVDPDTVHKEEIDKGQFIIEYEGGHKGISVDELEEHGYGRRSNCRRCKMKVPRQADLACGNWGVIGPRAGKATFVEVCSEKGANLLDGAVKKGILSTEAANPKGLDIRGKVEGAMLKLGDKWRKKDFEGLGEGKDRLKKIMAETSRCMKCYQCIDQCPICYCVECTTRNPSMVPPGELPVNFMFHLIRYSHIADSCVNCGQCEEVCPSEIPNALFMHAQQVELEKMFGHTPGVNMELPLMAYVEEKEERARLNNTGSDMIYQNVFNAVAKKN